The following are from one region of the Camelus ferus isolate YT-003-E chromosome 13, BCGSAC_Cfer_1.0, whole genome shotgun sequence genome:
- the CNKSR1 gene encoding connector enhancer of kinase suppressor of ras 1 isoform X3, translated as MQKGLDCRETQRSKDSLTCSWEGVGLDDSLQDYCFEDWELPGKYLLQLCPRSLEALTVWPLGHQELILEGVEQLRALSSGLQSENLQSLTEGLLERIQAFQSLVQGHLRGCADTPANVLSAAVELVQEARSLLFWLNRYLFSHLNDFSSCQEIGELCRELGQALQEDCPAAEKESKVLRICSHVVGICHSILSYSPEELREQRAVLERVPLDDPSGLEIHTTSNCLHFVSRVGPQVPDDSQLQILPGDEIVQVNEQVVVGWPHKNVVRELLREPDGVSLVLKKVPVPETPPQTPPQALSSSHPVSPSLAPAPLSPRALSEDVFAFDLTSNPSPGPSPAAWTDSTSFDPEPLPGPPAPPATLPTGVADTPEPLEHPDKSPVLGRKKSKGMATQLSRRRVSCRELGRPDCDGWLLLRKVPGGFMGPRWRRCWFVLKGHMLYWYRQPQDEKAEGLINVSNYSLESGQDQKKKYVFQLTHEVYKPFIFAADTLMDLSMWVRHLITCISKYQSPGRAPLPREEDCYSETEAEDPDDEAGSLSASPSPAQAGNLLHRDTSPATTPTQGSPRTSFGPLTDSSEGALEGMVRGLRQGGVSLLGQPQPFTHEQWRSSFLRRNRDPQLNERAHRVRALQSTLKAKLQELQALEEVLGDPELTGEKFRRWKEQNQELYSEGLGAWGVGQAEGSSQVLNSDSREQSSHPVPSDPEEHSHLCPLTPESDLRPPDL; from the exons ATGCAAAAGGGCCTAGACTGCCGAGAGACTCAGAGGAGTAAAGACTCTTTGACATGCAGCTGGGAGGGCGTAG gcCTCGATGATTCCCTGCAGGACTATTGCTTTGAGGACTGGGAGCTGCCTGGCAAGTACCTGCTCCAGCTCTGTCCCCGAAGCCTGGAGGCTCTAACTGTGTGGCCTCTGGGCCACCAGGAGCTCATCCTGGAAGGGGTGGAGCAGCTCCGGGCCCTG agctctgggCTCCAGTCAGAGAACCTGCAGAGCCTGACAGAAGGGCTGCTGGAGAGGATCCAGGCATTTCAGAGCTTAGTCCAAGGTCACCTGAGGGGCTGTGCTGACACCCCTGCGAATGTCCTCAGCGCAGCCGTGGAGCTGGTGCAAGAGGCCCGTTCCCTCCTCTTCTGGCTCAACAG gtaccTCTTCTCCCACTTAAATGACTTCTCATCCTGCCAGGAGATTGGGGAGTTGTGCAGGGAGCTGGGCCAGGCCTTGCAGGAG GACTGTCCAGCGGCTGAGAAGGAGAGCAAAGTCCTGAGGATT TGCAGCCACGTAGTTGGGATCTGCCACAGCATCCTGAGCTACAGCCCGGAGGAGCTGCGGGAGCAGAGGGCTGTGCTGGAGCGCGTGCCGCTGGACGATCCTTCG GGCCTGGAGATCCACACCACCAGCAACTGCCTGCACTTCGTGTCTCGAGTGGGCCCCCAG GTCCCGGACGACTCCCAGCTTCAGATTCTTCCTGGAGACGAGATTGTCCAGGTCAATGAGCAGGTGGTG GTGGGCTGGCCCCATAAGAACGTGGTGAGGGAGCTGCTGCGGGAGCCAGACGGGGTCAGCTTAGTGCTGAAGAAGGTCCCAGTCCCAGAGACACCCCCACAG ACCCCTCCTCAGGCCCTGAGCTCCTCACACCCAGTGAGCCCATCACTGGCTCCAGCCCCACTGTCTCCCAG GGCCCTGTCTGAAGACGTCTTTGCCTTTGACCTGACTTCAAACCCAAGTcctgggcccagccctgctgcctggaCAG ACTCGACTTCCTTTGACCCCGAGCCCCTGCCCGGCCCACCTGCACCCCCAGCCACACTCCCAACAGGGGTAGCAGACACCCCGGAGCCCCTAGAGCACCCTGACAAG AGTCCTGTCCTTGGTCGCAAAAAATCAAAAG GCATGGCGACACAGCTGAGCCGCCGGCGGGTGTCCTGCCGGGAGCTGGGCCGGCCTGACTGTGATGGCTGGCTCCTGCTGCGCAAGGTGCCAGGGGGCTTCATGGGCCCGCGCTGGCGCCGCTGCTGGTTTGTGCTCAAGGGACACATGCTCTACTGGTACCGCCAGCCCCAG GATGAGAAGGCTGAGGGCCTCATCAATGTCTCCAACTACAGCCTGGAAAGTGGACaagatcagaagaaaaaata TGTGTTCCAGCTCACCCATGAAGTGTATAAACCCTTCATCTTTGCTGCTGATACCCTGATGGATCTGAGCAT GTGGGTGCGCCATCTCATTACTTGCATTTCCAAGTACCAATCTCCAGGCCGGGCCCCCCTGCCCCGAGAGGAAG ACTGCTACAGCGAGACGGAAGCAGAAGACCCTGACGATGAGGCTGgatccctctctgcctct CCCAGCCCGGCCCAGGCTGGGAATCTACTCCACAGAGACACATCACCCGCCACCACTCCCACGCAGGGCAGCCCGCGGACCTCCTTTGGCCCTCTGACAG ACAGCAGCGAAGGGGCACTGGAAGGAATGGTACGGGGCTTGAGGCAGGGTGGCGTGTCCCTGCTGGGCCAACCTCAGCCCTTCACTCACGAGCAATGGCGGAGCTCTTTCCTGCGGCGCAACCGGGACCCACAGCTCAATGAGCGAGCGCACCGCGTGCGGGCGCTGCAGAGCACGCTCAAG GCAAAGCTGCAGGAGCTGCAGGCCCTTGAGGAAGTACTAGGGGACCCCGAGCTGACTGGAGAGAAATTCCGCCGCTGGAAGGAGCAGAACCAGGAGCTCTACTcagagggcctgggggcctggggagtggggcaggCTGAGGGCAGCTCCCAAGTCCTGAACTCTGACTCTAGAGAACAGTCTTCCCACCCCGTGCCCTCTGACCCTGAGGAgcactcccatctctgccccctGACCCCAGAGAGCGACCTACGACCTCCTGACCTCTAA
- the CNKSR1 gene encoding connector enhancer of kinase suppressor of ras 1 isoform X5, whose product MEPVATWTPRKVAAWLRGLDDSLQDYCFEDWELPGKYLLQLCPRSLEALTVWPLGHQELILEGVEQLRALSSGLQSENLQSLTEGLLERIQAFQSLVQGHLRGCADTPANVLSAAVELVQEARSLLFWLNRYLFSHLNDFSSCQEIGELCRELGQALQEDCPAAEKESKVLRICSHVVGICHSILSYSPEELREQRAVLERVPLDDPSGLEIHTTSNCLHFVSRVGPQVPDDSQLQILPGDEIVQVNEQVVVGWPHKNVVRELLREPDGVSLVLKKVPVPETPPQTPPQALSSSHPVSPSLAPAPLSPRALSEDVFAFDLTSNPSPGPSPAAWTDSTSFDPEPLPGPPAPPATLPTGVADTPEPLEHPDKSPVLGRKKSKGMATQLSRRRVSCRELGRPDCDGWLLLRKVPGGFMGPRWRRCWFVLKGHMLYWYRQPQDEKAEGLINVSNYSLESGQDQKKKYVFQLTHEVYKPFIFAADTLMDLSMWVRHLITCISKYQSPGRAPLPREEDCYSETEAEDPDDEAGSLSASPSPAQAGNLLHRDTSPATTPTQGSPRTSFGPLTDSSEGALEGMVRGLRQGGVSLLGQPQPFTHEQWRSSFLRRNRDPQLNERAHRVRALQSTLKAKLQELQALEEVLGDPELTGEKFRRWKEQNQELYSEGLGAWGVGQAEGSSQVLNSDSREQSSHPVPSDPEEHSHLCPLTPESDLRPPDL is encoded by the exons ATGGAGCCAGTAGCGACCTGGACCCCCAGGAAAGTGGCGGCTTGGCtgagag gcCTCGATGATTCCCTGCAGGACTATTGCTTTGAGGACTGGGAGCTGCCTGGCAAGTACCTGCTCCAGCTCTGTCCCCGAAGCCTGGAGGCTCTAACTGTGTGGCCTCTGGGCCACCAGGAGCTCATCCTGGAAGGGGTGGAGCAGCTCCGGGCCCTG agctctgggCTCCAGTCAGAGAACCTGCAGAGCCTGACAGAAGGGCTGCTGGAGAGGATCCAGGCATTTCAGAGCTTAGTCCAAGGTCACCTGAGGGGCTGTGCTGACACCCCTGCGAATGTCCTCAGCGCAGCCGTGGAGCTGGTGCAAGAGGCCCGTTCCCTCCTCTTCTGGCTCAACAG gtaccTCTTCTCCCACTTAAATGACTTCTCATCCTGCCAGGAGATTGGGGAGTTGTGCAGGGAGCTGGGCCAGGCCTTGCAGGAG GACTGTCCAGCGGCTGAGAAGGAGAGCAAAGTCCTGAGGATT TGCAGCCACGTAGTTGGGATCTGCCACAGCATCCTGAGCTACAGCCCGGAGGAGCTGCGGGAGCAGAGGGCTGTGCTGGAGCGCGTGCCGCTGGACGATCCTTCG GGCCTGGAGATCCACACCACCAGCAACTGCCTGCACTTCGTGTCTCGAGTGGGCCCCCAG GTCCCGGACGACTCCCAGCTTCAGATTCTTCCTGGAGACGAGATTGTCCAGGTCAATGAGCAGGTGGTG GTGGGCTGGCCCCATAAGAACGTGGTGAGGGAGCTGCTGCGGGAGCCAGACGGGGTCAGCTTAGTGCTGAAGAAGGTCCCAGTCCCAGAGACACCCCCACAG ACCCCTCCTCAGGCCCTGAGCTCCTCACACCCAGTGAGCCCATCACTGGCTCCAGCCCCACTGTCTCCCAG GGCCCTGTCTGAAGACGTCTTTGCCTTTGACCTGACTTCAAACCCAAGTcctgggcccagccctgctgcctggaCAG ACTCGACTTCCTTTGACCCCGAGCCCCTGCCCGGCCCACCTGCACCCCCAGCCACACTCCCAACAGGGGTAGCAGACACCCCGGAGCCCCTAGAGCACCCTGACAAG AGTCCTGTCCTTGGTCGCAAAAAATCAAAAG GCATGGCGACACAGCTGAGCCGCCGGCGGGTGTCCTGCCGGGAGCTGGGCCGGCCTGACTGTGATGGCTGGCTCCTGCTGCGCAAGGTGCCAGGGGGCTTCATGGGCCCGCGCTGGCGCCGCTGCTGGTTTGTGCTCAAGGGACACATGCTCTACTGGTACCGCCAGCCCCAG GATGAGAAGGCTGAGGGCCTCATCAATGTCTCCAACTACAGCCTGGAAAGTGGACaagatcagaagaaaaaata TGTGTTCCAGCTCACCCATGAAGTGTATAAACCCTTCATCTTTGCTGCTGATACCCTGATGGATCTGAGCAT GTGGGTGCGCCATCTCATTACTTGCATTTCCAAGTACCAATCTCCAGGCCGGGCCCCCCTGCCCCGAGAGGAAG ACTGCTACAGCGAGACGGAAGCAGAAGACCCTGACGATGAGGCTGgatccctctctgcctct CCCAGCCCGGCCCAGGCTGGGAATCTACTCCACAGAGACACATCACCCGCCACCACTCCCACGCAGGGCAGCCCGCGGACCTCCTTTGGCCCTCTGACAG ACAGCAGCGAAGGGGCACTGGAAGGAATGGTACGGGGCTTGAGGCAGGGTGGCGTGTCCCTGCTGGGCCAACCTCAGCCCTTCACTCACGAGCAATGGCGGAGCTCTTTCCTGCGGCGCAACCGGGACCCACAGCTCAATGAGCGAGCGCACCGCGTGCGGGCGCTGCAGAGCACGCTCAAG GCAAAGCTGCAGGAGCTGCAGGCCCTTGAGGAAGTACTAGGGGACCCCGAGCTGACTGGAGAGAAATTCCGCCGCTGGAAGGAGCAGAACCAGGAGCTCTACTcagagggcctgggggcctggggagtggggcaggCTGAGGGCAGCTCCCAAGTCCTGAACTCTGACTCTAGAGAACAGTCTTCCCACCCCGTGCCCTCTGACCCTGAGGAgcactcccatctctgccccctGACCCCAGAGAGCGACCTACGACCTCCTGACCTCTAA